Genomic segment of Sebastes umbrosus isolate fSebUmb1 chromosome 22, fSebUmb1.pri, whole genome shotgun sequence:
gtaatgcTTCGTCTGAAACCACAAACTATATGCGCTACATATCAAATAtgtgtgtactatcgttcaacacacatttgtgtgaataataaacagtagtatgtgtctattcggacacactgagcagtgatttatgtcgtcacttccggagagcctccttgccttgttggagatgtgtaaccatggtaacccgtgccaacctcaaaCGTTAtcatctgttttcattttctgtagGCGGAGTTCCAGTCCATCCTgaaggaggaagctggagacaggctggtggtggtggactTCACAGCCACCTGGTGTGGCCCCTGTAAAATAATTGGCCCAATATTTGACGTAAGTGGATGATTTTGGCACTCGAGTCTCGTCATAACGAGGCTCGAGGGCAGCATCTCTTGTTGCCCTGGCAACCTTTTGTCAAGCTGTTCCAACCTCAAGTAGGAAATGGCTGAGAATGTATATTattaagaagtgaaagtcaattgttcgtttcattgcaacgtcagcgccatTTCGGACTGTAAGCGACAGCgactggattcagctattagttaattttacaacttttaggacataaatgagggctatttaagtgttcgtactgggaagttgattcatcTAAAAAATGCATCTAtcttctgatttacagacgtatctatactctttggcgtaacttaaataaataacaggacAAAGATTTCAAGCAATGCGTCAATATGTTCTTTTCTTAAGATCACATGGCAGCAGATGTTATTAATGCTCTTTGATCCACTCTCTTACAGCAACAGGCAACAAAGCCTGAGAACAAAAACGTGCTGTTCCTGAAGGTGGATGTGGATGAGGCTGATGTAagtgtgtctgtttttattttaattattatgtttAAAGCCTGAAGCACCAGCAGAACACCAAAATATCAACATACCATCTGTTGGGAATTGTAAAAGGAAGGTCTGGTGTTGTGTAAGAGAAGGATTAGAGTAATTGTCCTTTTCCTGGTCTTGTAACCATGTCATTAATACGCAAAAAAATGTGGACTATTCGTGAAATCCATTTCATCAGACCATGTGGAACCACAGCTGACTCATGTGACCGAAGTGCAAAGTTCGGtcacatgaaaaaaatagtgaaatgAGAACAAACTTTGCTTGATAATTGTTTCAATATTTAAATCTGAgacataaaaaatgcaaatagaTAACCATAAACATTAACAGCATTGTTTAAAGAGGCAGAACAGCTTTTGGCAGAACGACTGGCCCGACATGTTGGCTTACATGTGGTAACTGTGACACACATTGTGACACAAGGGCTGTGTTTATATATGGAGCTGTTGGGCAAACTCCAGGTAATATCTGATCTGTGACGCTGTTAACATGGACCTTTGATACCACTTGATATTCCTgcgcacaaaaacaaaagatacAATTCCTATTATGTGAATGAACAAAGCATTATAACCAAGTTGCTCATAATCTTATTTTAAAGGTATTCTGAAGCAGTTTAGATACTTTGAAACTAAAACCCGGCTACTTGAGCTGTTCATAGTTACACGGCTAACTttacaggtgttttttttattgtgttacagTCCTTACGGGGTTCTGGGCTTTTCAAGTCGACCTAATTTTATTGACTCAAGGGGTTTTACACAGCAAGTATTTGTTTATGGTTAaacaaataatagaaaaaaagataGAGGGACATGCTCGGGTGTCATGTTCATCTTATAACTCACAATAGTTTGCCGTTTCGTATCTGGATGACTGGACAAGTCCAGCCTGGCAGCATTTCACAACTTGTTAAAAAACAACGCTATAGACATTTCTGGCTTGAGTTTGTTTTGACATCTTAAATTCCTGTATTCGCAACATGTTTACGCCCATTAAAAAAAGACCTGTTGACCTCACAGTTCCTATCGGATGCTTCACAGTTCACACATGTATCGGTCTGTTTGTGCCGATTCATCTCAATCAGGGCGTAGCAGTGTCTTTGACTCAGTCCAATCCATCTTACCGTTGTTCCTTTTGCTCTTTCCAGGATGTGAGTTCACACTGTGGGATTAACTGCATGCCCACATTCCACTTTTACAAGAATGGAGAAAAGGTAAGCATGAAAACATACAGCAAAGATGGAAACGGTAGctcatttacacatccagcagatacagagcaacattcacaccaaatcagcCATTGCTGCGGAAACGccagtcctcccattcattttaACGTGGGTAGTGCGTTTAACCTGTGGCGGTTGGGGACTGCAGGAAAAACTCGTTAAGAATTATAATGCCTTAAACTGAAtgaatttgaatttatttaaaaagtaattttaataGGTATCATCATTgtgattttgtattattaagGTGGTCTTTAACCCTCCTGTCTGTTCTGTCTTTCAGGTGTTCGAGTTCTCCGGTGCTAACAAAGATACACTGCTTGAAAAACTGGCAGCTTTGAGAACATAAAGTCCCACCGACCAATCCACAAACCCTCATTGTATAATAACCACAGTAGCCACTGTTGCTCCCTGTACATGCCTAAGAAAACTCCAGTTACATGTCGTGTACAATAACCATCAGGTCTTCTATTCCACACAGGCAATTATAATTTATTCCACTCATTATGTATTGGTGACATACTCCTAGTCCTGTAAGTTCAGTGTATGTTTTTACCGTCTTAACTGGCtgaaatttgattaaaaccTGATGACCACTTTTAATTCTGTTTTATATAAGAGATTGGCTTTGCTCCTGACTAACTCCTGAACTttctttgtatgttttgttcACTAAGGTGGATTTAATAAATGAAGATGAGTTACAGGAACTTTGTATTCTTCTATTTCACATTTGAATGCATCAAACATGACTTTTAATAGCAAAgtatctgataaaaaaaagagcatttaATGGTATTTtatgctttaataaaaatgtgaatagTTTACACATATACATTGGACAATCACATCAATAGTTTTTACACATCGTACAAGTATATAGCAGCATATGTTTAATACTGTTGAGTCtctatatgaaaaaatacagctttattttacaaaatggTTCTTGCTTTGTCTTGCAGAGAGATGAGAATGAATGGTTTACAAGTGTGTCAGTCAACTATACAAGAATTCCCTTCATAAGACGATTCACATGGAGCTGAGTGGAAGCTTTAGAAGTGATAGTATCCTGATTTCCTTTTCCtgcaaagagaaggaaaaaggaGAAACTATTCAGTCGTTGTGCATACAATTCATGACTCTTATTAATGAAAAAGTTGACTAAATACACTGAATATGAACACTGAATTTATAAACTGCAGGATTTTACTTCTCCATTTCATACACTAAAAACATCTTGGCAGAGCAACCACACCTCACTATTTAGATGATAATGTATAATGCTACATAATGTAATTTACTTTAATGCCTGGAATAATTCTCTGCAAGCAGGCAAGAGCTTTTCCAGCTGATAGATTTATCACTTTGTAACAAAACCGCTGACAAAGATGCTCTTGGTGGATGACTCATATGAAACCATGGGACTTTCCATAAAGCTCATTTGTTTAGCTTCTATTCAACCCACAATTTGGAGCGTGTACAAAACAGAAGAGCAGGGAGCAGAGTGATCATTCTGCATGTGTGACTGCATTATGCAGGATGGAAACCTacaacaaaaatgataaatatccaataaatgtttaaatggaGCCAGTAGAATTTAGATTTGCCAATAAATGTGTTCAACTAGCTATTTCATTCGTaagcgtattagggccattgtaggtaaaaaataaattaaagggaaGGGGGGAATATTCCGAGAGAAAACTAagaatttccaagattaaagttgctaatttacgagaaaagaaaacttggctattctctgagattaaagtagtAAATCTAGGAGAAAAATCTTGGATATTGTCTGAGATTTAAGTggtaaatttaaaagaaaaatttaATATCTTCTGAGACTACAAAGTCATtaatttgcgagaaaaaaactcagaatttccaagattaaagttGCTAATTTACGAGAacaaaacttggatattctctaagattaaagtggtaaatttacaatagaaatacataaatttaggagaaaaaacttgaatattctctgacattatgaagtcataaatttgtgagaaaaaactcagaatttccaaAATTAAAGttgcaaatttacaagaaaaaactacTTGGCTATTCTTTGAGATTATCCCACTGATATATCCCTTGGCTCCGTAATTTATTCTTggttacctacaatggccctaatacggcgtcgtacatttgcacatttgcGATTATATTACAAAACATATAAATCTAAAAGTATGAACTAAATGACTCTGACGTAGTTAGTCTGTTACTTAGTCTTGTTTCAACAGTGTATTTTAaatcagtttgtatgatatACAGTCACAATGTCACAGTGAGACAAAATAAGTCCgatttttcttgtaaaactacacaatattatacattatacatacatattataATACAGTAACAGTTACCTTGTGCTCtttaataaattacatttctttatatacATATCTAGCTTTATATAGCAATCTATTTATCACTGATGTGATGTTATTCTAGTAtttatcattataattactcactaaaaatattacatttaaattttagaatatcatctatttatttcaatatttgaaaaacaacttttgtgtttattttgtttgtgtgtaatcacctgGAGCAGTCGTGTCCGCTCCACCCTGGACTGCAGTGACATCTGTTCGGCCTGATGCATCTGCCTCCATTCAGACAAGGTGATGAACACACAGCTGTGGAgatggcagacagacacacacacacacattcataaaaCACAGCACGGTCATCATCACTGGGATCATGTTTTTGCTCATGAGGAAGTCAGATCAATAAGTTCTAAGAAGAAGCAAATATGTTGCTCATCTGTTGATACCGGTGTTACCGCATTCTCTCGGCAATGAGGCGACGTAGACgcctgaaacatttttttttggtggaacTACCCTTTAAAGAATTGCTCATTCATCTCCTGCACAGTGTGTTTGCTTTGAGCTCTCAGAGCTGCAACACactgtcatgacagacagatggTTAAGTGCTCACTCACTCTTTCTTCTCGGTGCCATCTGTTATCATTAACACTgtcattgataaaaaaaaataattgaaatggCATAAATTGTTAATTAGACATACCATATTTGTAGgtacaaaaagtaaaacacaagaaaatgtaaatgaataaaaatgaaactaaattaTAATAACACGCATAAACGTCTACACACTTCTTTTGTCTGGGTTTCTCAGGGACGGCATGTTAAAGCACGTCTAGGTGATAATCATATTTGTCCAGATGATCATTAAAAGCTTTAATAATATTGAAATGATTGGTAAAAGAAGCATTTcgtccaaaaaaatattaaaagtttGTATCTCCATCTTCTTGCTGAGAATGGAACTTATATACTGAAGTTGATACGTTATTACGTTACAATcaaaatcagatttatttgccaagtTGCAATACAGACTGTAAAATTATGGCGGCAgtgtatattttgatgctgaaaggttattgacAGTGTAACAGTGGCGTCtgatactatattattatttactgccaactgtaatttacttatttatatatgttagttattagtaataaataaataaataatcaaatacataagtagatttaaaaaaaaaaaactacggTGTCACACAACCCTCGTGAGGGTGACAATGACGTAAAAGGAATCCTGTTAAGTGAGGGCTTCCTCTATTTATATGCACTCTCAGCCTACGCCACTGTGCTATTAATGCTCACAGTGGGTGTGCAGCTTTACTCGCATACCTACCAGCCTAAACATGTGCAACCATCACACATGAACTCACCACTGTGACAGCGTGTGCCGGTCCACCCGGTGGGACACTCGCACTGGTAGGGTGCCACGCAACGGCCTCCATTCAGGCACGGCAGGATGCAGATAGCTGTTatcaaagaggagagaggagtcgtGTAAAGAGGAAGTCGTTTAAGGTCAccagtccatctctctctcttttaagaTCTCGAGGCCAGAGAGAAGCATATTTTTGTACTGATGAAGTGATccatcttaaaggtcccatattataaaaaagtgagattttcatgttttttttattataaagcaggcttaagtcctatataaatactgtgaaagtatcgaaacgctcaatccacagggaaatacacacagcccgtattcagaaactctgcatttgaaacaagccgtcaggatttctgcccattcgtgatgtcacgaatatacaatatttaaacccttgacataattttaaacgtaaacattctaaatgtgtcccagtttatttcctggttgcagtgtatgtgaatggcatcatctgacaggaagtacacatggacccaagctgttgcctagcaacgcaattctgttgcaattccgtcaaaatgcgctaaaacggagcgtttcagacagagggtaaatacaggcatattcaggctgacagcatgaggaaaataaagttgttttttttaacattaaagcatgtaaacatgttctagtagaaacacaaaatacaagtaggaacctgaaaatgagcatgacat
This window contains:
- the txn gene encoding thioredoxin; the encoded protein is MVREVTSLAEFQSILKEEAGDRLVVVDFTATWCGPCKIIGPIFDQQATKPENKNVLFLKVDVDEADDVSSHCGINCMPTFHFYKNGEKVFEFSGANKDTLLEKLAALRT